In Candidatus Obscuribacterales bacterium, the following are encoded in one genomic region:
- a CDS encoding XRE family transcriptional regulator, with product MIDPTVKLPAVGEPEAIADSLARYLGSTIRELRQKHGLTIADVAEQAGISRGMLSKIENAQTSTSLDTLVKLANALGISLSKLFRNYHVSGGGAQLVKRGEGMEVVRRGTRSGHTYQLLAYDQGPTKLFEPFLITIDDAFEIFPTFEHPGMEFLHILEGKMEYRHGQHTYLLEPGDSLTFRGETPHGPEKLIELPIRFLAIIYYPTPNGLDLR from the coding sequence ATGATCGATCCCACCGTCAAGCTACCCGCCGTTGGTGAACCCGAGGCGATCGCTGATTCCCTCGCCCGCTATCTGGGCAGCACCATTCGTGAGCTACGCCAAAAACATGGACTGACCATTGCCGACGTGGCGGAGCAGGCGGGGATCTCTCGGGGCATGTTGTCGAAAATTGAAAATGCTCAAACCTCCACCAGTTTAGACACCTTGGTAAAACTAGCTAATGCTTTGGGGATTTCGCTCTCCAAGCTATTTCGCAACTACCATGTTTCCGGTGGCGGTGCGCAGTTGGTGAAACGGGGAGAGGGCATGGAAGTGGTGCGGCGCGGTACTCGCAGCGGTCATACCTATCAACTTCTAGCTTATGATCAAGGGCCGACTAAACTCTTTGAGCCATTTCTCATTACCATTGACGATGCCTTCGAAATTTTCCCCACCTTCGAACACCCTGGCATGGAATTTTTGCATATTCTAGAAGGTAAAATGGAATATCGCCATGGTCAGCACACTTACCTATTAGAACCCGGTGATTCCCTCACCTTTCGTGGCGAAACGCCCCATGGCCCCGAAAAGTTGATTGAGCTACCCATTCGTTTCTTAGCTATTATTTATTACCCCACGCCTAATGGTTTGGATCTACGCTAA
- the purU gene encoding formyltetrahydrofolate deformylase, with amino-acid sequence MASSRRYRLTLSCPDRVGIVAVVSTFVAQHNGWIVEAQHHADQPVSRFFMRQEILADSLPFQTVAEFEEAFAAIAHDFQMDWAITDSARKPRVVILVSKPDHCLYDLFARWRSGELDVDIPCVISNHETFREFVEWHQIPYYCVPVPKDDKQTAFDKIAHLFDQAKGDVMVLARYMQILSPEMCDRYPNRIINIHHSFLPSFIGAKPYHQAYERGVKLVGATCHYVTSDLDDGPIIEQDVIRVDHSDSIDDIVRYGRDIEKTVLARGLRSHIEDRVFVYGNKTVVFR; translated from the coding sequence ATGGCATCTTCCAGGCGATATCGGTTGACCTTGTCCTGCCCTGACCGGGTGGGCATTGTAGCGGTAGTGAGCACCTTTGTGGCCCAGCACAACGGCTGGATTGTGGAAGCCCAGCACCATGCCGATCAGCCGGTGTCTCGATTTTTCATGCGCCAGGAGATTTTGGCAGACTCCCTGCCCTTCCAAACCGTGGCGGAGTTTGAGGAAGCGTTTGCAGCGATCGCTCACGACTTTCAGATGGATTGGGCGATTACCGACTCGGCCCGCAAGCCTCGGGTCGTGATTTTGGTCTCCAAACCCGATCACTGTCTCTATGATCTCTTTGCGCGCTGGCGCAGTGGTGAGCTGGACGTGGATATTCCCTGCGTGATTTCCAACCACGAAACCTTTCGGGAGTTTGTGGAATGGCATCAAATTCCTTACTACTGCGTACCGGTTCCTAAAGATGATAAACAGACCGCCTTTGATAAAATTGCCCATCTCTTTGATCAGGCCAAGGGCGATGTGATGGTGCTGGCCCGCTATATGCAAATTCTGTCACCGGAGATGTGCGATCGCTATCCCAACCGCATTATTAATATCCACCATTCGTTCCTGCCGTCGTTTATTGGCGCTAAGCCCTACCACCAAGCCTATGAACGCGGCGTCAAGCTGGTGGGAGCCACCTGTCATTACGTTACCTCAGACCTGGATGATGGGCCGATTATTGAACAAGATGTGATTCGCGTTGATCATTCCGACTCGATTGATGACATTGTTCGCTACGGTCGTGATATTGAAAAAACTGTCCTAGCTAGAGGATTGCGATCGCACATTGAGGATCGAGTCTTTGTCTATGGCAATAAAACCGTCGTATTCCGTTAA